A single window of Paraburkholderia youngii DNA harbors:
- a CDS encoding IS5 family transposase, whose product MKTTDRKGYPTDVSDEEWSFAAPYLTLMDVDAPQRKYELRDMFDALRWMARAGAPWRMLPNDFPPWELVYQQTQRWLQAGCFESMVSDLRSVIRVAQGRRGQPSAVILDGRTIQSTCESGPRAGYDGYKRKRGSKVHIAADTLGQLLAVHVTPANEQERAQVAELARQVQQVTGRTVKVAFADQGYTGKEPAQAAFDEGIDLQVIKLEETKKGFVLLPRRWVVARSFGWLNRFRRLARDYERLPETLAGLHFVFAMLMLVHAVSVLQSS is encoded by the coding sequence ATGAAAACAACTGACCGCAAAGGGTATCCGACTGATGTGTCGGATGAGGAATGGAGTTTCGCGGCGCCGTATCTGACGCTGATGGACGTTGACGCGCCCCAGCGCAAATACGAACTGCGCGACATGTTTGATGCATTGCGCTGGATGGCTCGTGCCGGCGCGCCGTGGAGGATGCTGCCCAATGATTTCCCGCCGTGGGAGCTGGTGTATCAGCAGACTCAACGCTGGTTGCAGGCTGGCTGCTTTGAGAGCATGGTGAGTGACCTGCGCTCGGTGATACGCGTGGCACAGGGCCGTCGGGGACAGCCCAGCGCGGTCATCCTCGATGGCCGCACGATACAGTCGACCTGCGAGAGCGGCCCGCGTGCGGGTTATGACGGTTATAAGCGCAAGCGCGGTAGTAAGGTACATATTGCAGCAGACACGCTGGGACAGTTGCTGGCGGTGCACGTGACCCCAGCCAATGAACAGGAGCGCGCACAGGTAGCGGAGCTTGCGCGGCAGGTCCAGCAGGTAACGGGACGAACGGTCAAGGTGGCATTTGCCGATCAGGGATACACGGGCAAAGAGCCAGCGCAGGCTGCGTTCGACGAGGGCATTGACCTTCAGGTGATCAAACTCGAAGAAACGAAAAAGGGTTTCGTTCTGCTCCCCCGCCGGTGGGTGGTCGCGCGCAGCTTTGGCTGGCTCAACCGTTTCCGGCGTCTCGCACGTGACTATGAACGGCTCCCCGAAACTCTCGCTGGGCTTCATTTCGTCTTCGCAATGCTCATGCTTGTCCACGCCGTGTCAGTACTTCAAAGTTCCTAA
- the ltrA gene encoding group II intron reverse transcriptase/maturase produces the protein MTSTKTYDIAKRTIWEAYQRVKANRGAAGIDDETIEMFEQDLPKNLFKLWNRMSSGSYFPPPVKQVEIPKATGGIRKLGVPTVSDRVAQTAVKLLIEPILDPLFHADSYGYRPGKSARQAVAITRQRCWKFDWLVEFDIKAAFDQIDHGLLLKAVRKHIKEDWILMYIERWLTAPFETAQGTRLPRDRGTPQGGVVSPILMNLFMHYAFDVWIQRHFPQCPFARYADDAVVHCRSQEQAQEVMHAIASRLAECGLTMHPEKSKIVYCKDRSRTQTYPNVTFTFLGFQFRPRRVLTRHGQVSTSFVPGVSPDALKRMRQTVRGWRLQRQTSKSLFELAERCNPTICGWWNYYGAFHRTAMHELSRYLDRKLVRWVQQQVQNTATAQTVQ, from the coding sequence ATGACATCAACGAAAACTTATGACATTGCCAAGCGAACGATCTGGGAGGCGTACCAGCGAGTGAAGGCCAACCGGGGTGCTGCCGGCATCGATGATGAAACTATCGAGATGTTCGAGCAGGACCTGCCGAAGAATCTGTTCAAGCTGTGGAATCGGATGTCGTCGGGGTCGTACTTCCCGCCACCGGTCAAGCAAGTTGAGATTCCAAAGGCAACGGGCGGTATTCGCAAGTTGGGCGTGCCCACGGTGAGTGACCGTGTGGCGCAGACTGCGGTCAAGCTCCTCATTGAGCCGATTCTCGATCCACTATTCCATGCGGATTCGTATGGTTACCGGCCCGGGAAATCGGCCAGGCAGGCGGTCGCCATCACCCGACAAAGGTGCTGGAAGTTCGACTGGCTGGTGGAGTTTGATATCAAGGCGGCCTTTGATCAAATCGATCATGGCCTCTTGCTAAAAGCGGTACGCAAACACATCAAAGAGGACTGGATCCTGATGTACATCGAGAGGTGGCTGACTGCGCCATTCGAAACTGCACAGGGTACCCGCTTGCCGCGGGACCGCGGTACCCCGCAGGGGGGAGTGGTCAGTCCGATCCTGATGAATCTGTTCATGCACTATGCGTTTGACGTCTGGATACAGCGTCACTTCCCGCAGTGTCCCTTTGCGCGCTATGCCGATGATGCGGTGGTCCATTGCCGTAGCCAGGAGCAGGCACAAGAGGTTATGCACGCCATTGCCTCGCGGCTGGCGGAATGTGGGTTGACGATGCATCCTGAAAAGTCAAAGATCGTGTATTGCAAGGACAGAAGTCGCACCCAAACCTACCCGAATGTGACCTTCACATTTCTGGGCTTTCAGTTTCGTCCGCGAAGGGTGTTGACCAGGCACGGGCAGGTCTCGACCAGCTTTGTACCTGGAGTCAGTCCTGACGCCCTGAAACGGATGAGACAGACGGTGCGGGGGTGGCGGTTGCAGCGCCAAACGTCGAAATCACTGTTCGAACTCGCTGAGCGATGTAATCCCACGATATGTGGCTGGTGGAACTACTACGGGGCTTTCCATCGGACAGCCATGCATGAGTTGAGTCGGTATCTCGACCGAAAGCTCGTGCGCTGGGTTCAGCAGCAAGTACAAAACACTGCGACGGCACAAACGGTGCAGTGA
- a CDS encoding S9 family peptidase, whose amino-acid sequence MQKIVTIFLLLISYCTLLSAADNQGNGTIHPPFALTPSDFQRALTVRYQYSDKIVNFVDTPPFWLSPETLAYRRTTHGERQFIKFNIKTGKKQQAFDHSRLAEALNKAASSNFRGNSLPFDRFEIGQDGHQLLFSIDSVQWSCDLSSYICTRISEGEISSFHNDFTPTAESDNRIISDSPDGKWKAYIKNYNVFLMSKDGSVNVPLSSDGTEANNYVFSSLKWSPDSNHLAGYRVAVGQPRQIMLVNSSATNHQARYEQLAYPKAGDILPRPQPVLFDIVNKRMVNIDNTLFPNPFDLSEINWWKNGEAFTFEYNQRGHQLYRVIEVEAATGRTRSLIDEVSSTFVDYTDLRNNQRSAGKHFRYNVNDGEEIIWASERDGFEHLYLFNGRTGVLENQITKGDWVVRAVDHIDPVRREIWFEASGMNFGEDPYFVHAYRIGFDGKGLTSLTPEPANHHIEFSPDGRFYVDLWSRIDLPPRMALFRSRDNAKLMQIESTDISQLESNGWRAPINFVAKGRDGKTDIWGIIHLPDRFDPHLKYPVVEDIYAGPQGSHVPKSFTTTTEPLTQLGFIVVQIDGMGTNNRSRLFHDVAWKNLKDAGLPDRILWHKAAASLYPWYDISNLGIFGTSAGGQNAVDALLFHSDFYKVAVANSGCYDNRMDKIWWNEQWMGWPVGIEYSQSSAIDNADNLHGKLMLVVGEMDHNVDPASTFALADSLIKAGKEFEMVYVPGADHGAPGIFTERKLMDFFVRNVFGQDPPNWNATSTHFPSS is encoded by the coding sequence ATGCAAAAAATTGTCACCATCTTTCTGCTTCTAATTTCCTACTGCACGTTGCTATCGGCTGCTGACAACCAAGGGAACGGAACCATACACCCCCCCTTTGCTCTTACCCCCTCAGACTTTCAGCGGGCTCTCACAGTTCGCTATCAATACTCGGATAAAATTGTCAATTTTGTCGATACCCCCCCTTTCTGGCTTTCGCCCGAGACCCTTGCCTACCGACGGACGACACATGGTGAGCGCCAGTTCATTAAATTCAATATCAAAACCGGGAAGAAGCAACAGGCTTTCGATCATAGCCGCCTTGCCGAAGCATTAAATAAGGCGGCCTCCTCGAATTTCCGAGGCAATTCGCTGCCCTTTGACCGCTTCGAAATCGGACAAGACGGCCACCAGTTGCTGTTCTCCATTGATTCCGTTCAGTGGAGTTGCGATCTTTCAAGCTACATCTGCACTAGGATCTCTGAGGGCGAAATCTCGTCATTTCATAACGACTTCACGCCAACGGCTGAAAGCGATAATCGAATAATAAGCGATTCACCGGACGGCAAGTGGAAAGCATATATCAAAAACTACAACGTCTTTCTAATGAGTAAGGACGGGTCAGTAAATGTACCGTTAAGTTCGGACGGGACAGAAGCGAACAATTACGTCTTCTCATCCCTAAAGTGGTCCCCTGACTCGAATCACCTCGCAGGTTACCGTGTCGCCGTCGGCCAACCGCGTCAAATTATGCTTGTCAATTCCTCAGCAACAAACCATCAAGCCAGGTATGAGCAATTAGCGTATCCCAAAGCGGGAGATATTCTTCCGCGACCGCAACCGGTACTATTCGACATAGTCAACAAGCGCATGGTCAATATCGACAATACTTTGTTCCCGAATCCTTTTGACCTTTCCGAAATTAATTGGTGGAAGAATGGGGAAGCCTTTACATTTGAGTACAACCAACGCGGCCATCAGCTCTACCGAGTAATCGAGGTGGAGGCAGCCACCGGCCGTACGCGCTCTTTGATCGATGAGGTCAGCTCCACGTTCGTCGATTATACAGATTTAAGAAATAACCAAAGAAGTGCCGGAAAACACTTTCGCTACAATGTTAATGATGGAGAGGAAATTATCTGGGCATCCGAGCGCGATGGATTTGAACATCTGTACCTCTTTAATGGCCGTACCGGTGTTTTAGAAAACCAAATCACCAAAGGTGACTGGGTTGTCCGCGCGGTGGACCACATCGATCCGGTCAGAAGGGAAATCTGGTTTGAAGCAAGCGGAATGAATTTCGGTGAGGACCCTTATTTCGTTCATGCCTACCGAATTGGCTTCGACGGAAAGGGGCTGACATCACTTACGCCAGAACCGGCCAATCATCACATCGAGTTTTCTCCGGACGGTAGATTCTACGTCGACCTCTGGTCGCGTATCGACCTTCCCCCACGCATGGCGCTTTTCCGGTCTAGAGACAACGCTAAACTGATGCAGATCGAGAGCACCGACATCTCCCAACTCGAATCTAATGGATGGAGAGCACCAATCAATTTTGTTGCCAAAGGGCGCGATGGTAAGACCGATATTTGGGGAATCATTCATCTACCAGATAGATTCGATCCACATCTGAAGTATCCTGTGGTGGAGGATATATATGCCGGCCCGCAAGGCTCTCACGTCCCAAAGTCATTCACAACCACAACAGAGCCCCTTACCCAGTTGGGTTTTATCGTTGTGCAAATCGACGGAATGGGCACTAACAACCGTTCACGCCTTTTCCATGACGTCGCGTGGAAGAATCTGAAAGATGCAGGCCTTCCCGATCGCATTCTGTGGCATAAGGCGGCTGCCTCTCTATATCCCTGGTACGACATCTCGAATTTGGGAATCTTCGGTACATCAGCTGGCGGCCAGAACGCCGTTGATGCACTGCTATTCCATTCGGACTTCTATAAGGTTGCGGTAGCCAACAGTGGTTGCTATGACAACCGTATGGACAAGATATGGTGGAACGAACAGTGGATGGGCTGGCCCGTCGGCATTGAATACTCACAGTCCTCCGCCATCGACAATGCCGACAATCTGCACGGCAAACTTATGCTTGTTGTGGGCGAAATGGACCACAATGTCGATCCGGCCTCCACCTTTGCGCTCGCCGACAGTCTCATTAAGGCGGGAAAGGAATTCGAAATGGTCTATGTGCCTGGTGCTGATCATGGAGCCCCCGGTATCTTCACCGAGCGTAAGCTCATGGATTTCTTCGTTCGCAATGTTTTCGGGCAAGATCCGCCTAATTGGAATGCCACATCGACGCATTTTCCGTCGAGTTGA
- the tnpC gene encoding IS66 family transposase has protein sequence MPVNVTITAEELIALLAERDAARALREEQEALRGALRLVTAERDLAEERLRAYRQELFGVKSEARGSDQLGLFNEAEVLGAGRMPAQEDSPESTVSAHTRKKRGHRKPLDPNLPRDVVRHELPEAERFCMNDGHALVEFGVEISEQLDVIPEQLRVIQHQRVKYACPCCDLGIKVTPAPARIIPRGLLGESALAWIATGKYQFGMPLYRQAGLLRRFGGDISSNTIAASMVRVGLASQPVINLLRDALLDAGLIYCDETTLQVLKEEGRRPKTTSYLWAQMTGSGVPIRCFTYTPGRGTKLADRLFTGIRSGAVMMTDGYEPYNDIARRYELVHLGCWVHVRRYFVKAEDSVPKAARTHDLLATRFIKLIGRLFAAEVRSETWSAQRRQRLRRRYSARVLDAIHALMLEQSHGVVPKSLLGKGLTYLRAQWPKLIRYIENGDWPVSNNACENAIRPFCVGRRSWLFSDTVDGANASANLYTLVETAKANGIDPYRYLTWLFQRLPLAKTADDYEALLPWRMPVDLR, from the coding sequence ATGCCGGTCAACGTCACGATCACCGCCGAGGAACTGATAGCGCTACTCGCCGAGCGCGATGCGGCTCGGGCATTGCGGGAGGAGCAGGAAGCGTTACGCGGTGCCCTACGACTCGTGACAGCGGAACGCGACCTTGCCGAAGAGCGCCTGCGGGCTTACCGTCAGGAGTTGTTCGGCGTAAAGAGCGAAGCCCGAGGTTCCGATCAGCTCGGCTTGTTCAATGAAGCAGAAGTGCTCGGTGCCGGGCGCATGCCCGCCCAGGAAGACTCGCCGGAGTCGACGGTCTCAGCACACACGCGCAAGAAACGCGGCCATCGCAAGCCGCTCGATCCCAACCTGCCGCGCGACGTTGTGCGGCACGAATTGCCCGAAGCCGAGCGCTTCTGCATGAACGACGGACATGCGCTCGTCGAGTTCGGCGTGGAGATCAGCGAACAGCTCGACGTCATTCCGGAGCAGCTTCGCGTGATCCAGCACCAGCGCGTCAAGTATGCCTGCCCGTGCTGCGATCTCGGTATCAAGGTCACGCCGGCGCCGGCACGCATCATCCCTCGTGGGCTGTTGGGCGAATCGGCGCTCGCGTGGATCGCCACCGGCAAGTATCAGTTCGGCATGCCTCTGTATCGCCAGGCTGGCTTGCTGCGTCGATTCGGCGGCGACATCTCGTCGAACACGATCGCGGCCAGCATGGTCCGCGTCGGTCTCGCGTCGCAGCCCGTGATCAACCTGCTGCGCGACGCGCTGCTTGACGCCGGGCTGATCTATTGCGACGAGACGACGCTGCAGGTGCTGAAAGAAGAAGGCCGCCGGCCAAAAACGACGAGCTACCTGTGGGCGCAAATGACGGGTTCGGGTGTGCCGATCCGTTGCTTCACTTATACACCCGGGCGCGGTACAAAACTGGCCGACAGGCTGTTCACTGGAATCCGGTCAGGCGCGGTCATGATGACCGACGGCTACGAACCCTACAACGATATCGCCAGGCGCTACGAGCTCGTGCACCTTGGGTGTTGGGTTCACGTGAGACGGTACTTCGTCAAGGCAGAAGACAGCGTGCCCAAGGCGGCACGAACCCACGACCTTCTTGCGACGCGCTTCATCAAATTGATCGGCAGGCTGTTTGCCGCCGAAGTGCGTAGCGAGACGTGGTCTGCACAGCGACGGCAGCGGTTGCGACGGCGATACAGCGCACGTGTGCTCGACGCGATCCACGCGCTGATGCTCGAGCAGTCGCACGGTGTCGTACCGAAAAGCCTTCTTGGCAAAGGACTGACTTACCTACGTGCGCAGTGGCCAAAGCTGATCCGTTACATCGAGAACGGCGATTGGCCCGTTAGCAACAATGCTTGTGAAAATGCGATTCGCCCATTCTGCGTGGGACGCCGCTCTTGGCTGTTCAGCGACACTGTTGATGGCGCGAACGCAAGTGCCAATCTTTATACCTTGGTCGAAACGGCAAAGGCCAACGGTATCGATCCCTACCGCTACCTCACGTGGCTGTTCCAGCGTCTGCCTCTAGCGAAGACGGCAGATGACTACGAAGCGTTGCTGCCTTGGCGCATGCCCGTCGATCTCCGCTGA
- the tnpB gene encoding IS66 family insertion sequence element accessory protein TnpB (TnpB, as the term is used for proteins encoded by IS66 family insertion elements, is considered an accessory protein, since TnpC, encoded by a neighboring gene, is a DDE family transposase.) has protein sequence MFRFDEKLSVYLHRDPVDFRYGMNSLSILVEQAMHLNPMDSSLYIFGNRRRDRIKILCWDGSGFWLMTKRLEASHFIWPDNKAEVVTMTTSVLHALLDGDDITTVRRHPRQQYRRVS, from the coding sequence GTGTTCCGGTTCGACGAAAAACTGAGCGTATATTTACATCGCGATCCGGTTGACTTCCGGTACGGCATGAACAGCCTGTCGATTCTCGTTGAACAGGCGATGCACCTGAATCCAATGGACTCCTCGCTTTACATCTTCGGGAACCGGCGTCGAGACAGAATCAAGATTCTTTGCTGGGATGGTAGCGGCTTCTGGCTTATGACGAAACGCCTTGAGGCAAGCCATTTTATCTGGCCCGACAACAAGGCCGAGGTCGTGACGATGACGACCAGCGTGTTGCATGCCCTGCTCGACGGCGATGACATCACGACGGTCCGTCGACATCCGAGGCAGCAATATCGGCGTGTGAGCTGA
- a CDS encoding transposase codes for MTEKKDLRSRLVIGQKRDGRREYDNEARDELVRLCLMPGVSIARTAIEYDINPNLLRTWVTQYQQRHADTKQPSPSLEGVLIDVPAAGNEVLPHVANAAAFVPVVHAATAPPASASAGSMTLAVHVRLSNGVELQFGKAIATIDELTTLIQILGRMPCSGSTKN; via the coding sequence ATGACAGAGAAAAAAGACTTGAGAAGCCGTCTGGTGATTGGCCAGAAACGCGATGGCCGACGCGAATACGATAATGAGGCACGCGATGAGCTTGTCCGTCTATGCTTGATGCCAGGCGTATCGATAGCTCGCACGGCAATCGAATACGACATCAACCCGAATCTGCTGCGTACCTGGGTGACCCAATATCAGCAGAGGCACGCCGACACCAAACAGCCTTCACCGAGCCTGGAGGGCGTGCTGATTGATGTTCCAGCCGCTGGCAATGAAGTGCTGCCACATGTGGCGAATGCTGCCGCCTTCGTCCCGGTTGTCCATGCGGCGACGGCGCCACCGGCCTCAGCGTCAGCCGGGTCAATGACACTCGCAGTGCATGTGCGCCTGTCCAACGGTGTCGAGCTCCAGTTCGGAAAGGCCATCGCGACGATCGACGAGCTGACGACGCTGATTCAGATCCTGGGGAGGATGCCGTGTTCCGGTTCGACGAAAAACTGA